GACCCCATGGTCGAGATCGTGCTCGCCCTGCTGGCCGGTGCCGCCCTGACCGCCGGACCCCTGCTGTGGTCCGTCCGGCGCGCCGTCCGCACCGCCCGAGCCGCCACCCAGCGCGCCGCCGAGAGCGAGAACCGCGCCCAGGGCGCCGAGGTCCGCGCCCGGGCCGCCGAGAACCGCGCCCGCACCGGCGAGGAGCGCTCCCGCGGCGCCGAGGCCCGGGCGCACGCCGCCGAGGCCCGGCACACCTCGCCGAGGCCCGACTGGCCGCCGCAGTCCGCGAGTTCACCCACCTCGCGCACGAGCGGCTGCCCGCCGCCGCCACCGCGCTCACCCACCCCCGCACGCCCGTCCCCGGCCCGCTCGACACCGCGGGCGGCAACGAGGAACTGCACCGCGCCCTGGACGCCGTGCTGGCCGCCGCCCTGCGCGCCGCGCTCGCCGAGCGCGAACGCACCGACGCCGCCGCCCGGGCCGCCCTGCGCGGCGCCGCCTCCAAGATCCAGGCCCTGCTGATCCAGGTCCGCTCGCTGCTGGAGGAGATCCAGCTCTCCGTCGACGACCCCCGGCTGCTCGCCCTCGACTTCCGCAACGAACTCACCCTGCGCCGGGTGCAGTCCCTCGCGGTGCTCTCCGGCGCCTGGCCCGGCATGACCCGCGAGGACTCCCCGCTGGCCGAGCTCTGCGTCGGCGCGCAGTCCCGGGTCGCCGGGTACGCCCGCATCGAGATCACCAACCACCTGCGCGAACCCCGGCTCGCGGTGGCCGCCCGGGCCGCCGAGCCCGTCGCCATCGCGCTCGCCGAGATCCTCGGCAACGCCACCGCCTACTCCCACCCCGAGACCCGGGTCGTGGTCGCCGTCGAACAGGGCAGCTCCGGCGCCCTGGTGGTGGTCGACGACATGGGCGTCGGCATGGAACCCGACCAGCTGGAGCGGGCCGGCGACCTGCTCGACGGCCAGGCCGAGGTGCTGCTCACCGAACTCGGCGACCCGCCGCAGGCCGGCTTCGCGGTGATCGGCCTGCTCTGCCGCCAGTTCGGCTTCGGCTGCCGGGTCGAGCCCTCCCCGTACGGCGGCGTCCGCGCCATCCTGCGGCTGCCCGCCGACCTGCTCACCCTGACCGACCCGGCCGCCCCGCTCTCCGCCCTCGCCCCCCGCCCGATCACCCAGAGCGCCCCGGTGTTCGACGCGGGGGACGCCCTGCCCACCCGCAAGCGCCGCACCCCCCGCGTCCCGCAGCAGGACGCGGCGTCCCCCCGCACCCAGCGGCAGGACGCGCCCTCCCCCCTCCCCGCCCCGGCTACCACCACCCCCGACCGGGCCCGCAGCGCGTGGTCGGCACTCCAGTCCGGCACCGCCGCCGGACGCAGCGCCGCCGACCGCCCCGCGGCCCCCCAGGGACCCGCCGCACCCGAAGGAGTCGAAACCCCGTGACCGCCCCGCTCCGCCGCCACACCGAGGACCTCTCCTGGGTCCTCACCCCGCTGCTCGACCTGCCCGGCGTGCAGAACGCCGTCATCGCCACCGGCGACGGCCTGGTCACCGGCCACTCCGCCGACCTCGGCCGGGACGGCGCCGACCGGGTCGCCGCGATGACCGCCTCGCTGCACGCCGCCGCCCGGGCCTTCACCACCGCCTTCACCGGCGCCGAGAAGGTCGCGCTCACCCAGACCGTGGTCGAGTCCGAGCACGGCTACGCCGTGGTCACCCCCGCCGGCGAGAACTCCTCGCTGGCCGTCTTCGCCCTCCCCGGCGCCGACCTCGGCACCATCGCCTACCAGATGCAGGTCCAGGTCGCCGCGCTGGCCAGGGCGCTGGCCAGTCCCGCCCGGGAGGCGAGCCGCACATGACGACGCCGCCCCGCCGCCGGCTGGTGCCCGCCTACCTCGCCACCCACGGCCGCACCGCCGCGACCGGCACCCACGACCTGGACCGGCTCAGCGTGCTGCACGCCGCCGCCGACCTCCCGGCCGGACTCGGCGGCGAGCACCGCCAGTTATGGGAACTGGTCCGCCCCGGCGCGCTGACCCTCGCCGAGGCCGCCGCCCACCTCCGGCTGCCGGTCAGCGCCACCGTCTTCATCGCCGCCGACCTGGCCGAACGCGGCGCGCTCTCCGTCCGCGCGCCGATCCCCTCCGCCCAGCCGGTCAACCGGGACCTCGCCGAAAGGCTCCTCAGTGGACTTCGCGCCCTCAAGTAGCACCGCCCTGGCCGGCGACGCCCCGTCGGGAACCCCGGCCTACCTGCCCCCCACCGACCCGATCCTGATGAAGCTCATGGTCACCGGGCCGTTCGGGGTCGGCAAGACCACCTTCGTGCGCACCCTGTCGGAGATCCCGACCCTGCACACCGAGGAGACCATGACCGCGGCCGGCGTCCCCGTCGACGACGTCAGCCGCACCCCCGGCAAGACCGCCACCACGGTCGCCGTCGACTTCGGCCGGCTCACCCTGACCGGCGGCGAGTTCGTCCTCTACCTGTTCGGCACCCCCGGACAGCGCCGCTTCCTCCCGCTCTGGGAGGACCTCGCCCGCGGCGCGCTCGGCGCGCTCGTCCTGGTCGACACCCGCCGGCTCGCCGAGGCCTTCGACGCGATGGACCTGATCGAGGAGGCCGGCCTGCCCTACACCGTCGCGGTCAACCGCTTCCCCGACACCCCGCCGATCGCGCTCGACGCGATCCGCGCCGCGCTCGACCTCGACCCCGCCACCCCGCTGGTCGAGGTCGACGCCCGGGAGCGCCGGGGCTGCGTCGACGCCCTGATCGCGCTCACCGAGCACGTCCTGGACCGCCTGCCCCGGGAGAGCGCCCCGTGACCCCCCGCACCGCCCGCACCGCCCTCTACGGAGCCCAGTTCGCGGCCGACCCGCACGCCCACTACGCCCGGCTGCGCGACCGCGGGCCGCTCGCCCCGGTCGAACTCGCCCCCGGCGTCGACGCCTGGCTGGTCACCGACTACCACGTCGCCCTCGAAGTCCTGCGCGACACCGACACCTGGACCCGCGACCCGCGCCGCTGGCAGGCCACCCAGCCCGCCGACTCCCCGCTGCTGCCGCTGTTCGGCTGGCGCCCCACCGCGCTGTTCTCCGACGGCCCCGCCCACGCCCGCTACCGCCAGGTCATCACCGACAGCGTCGGCATCCTCGAACCCCACCTGCTCCAGCGCGACACCACCGCGGTCGCCGAACAGCTCATCGCCGAGTTCGCCCCCGCCGGCAAGGCCGACCTGCTGGCCGAGTACGCCTACCGGCTGCCGCTGCTCATCCTCACCTCCTGGTACGGCGTCCCCGACCCGGACATCGACCGGATCAGCACCGCGATGAACCGGGCCTTCGAGACCTCCTCCGGCGCCGCCGCCGCGTACGCCGACCTGGTCGCCGTCATCACCGAACAGGTCGCCGACCGGCGCACCGCGCCCCGGCACGACCTGATCTCCGCCTTCCTCGGCCACCCCGCGGGGCTCGCCGACGACGAGGTCGTCCGGCACATCACGCTCACCCTGATGGCCGGGCACGAACCCACCGCCAACCTGATCGCGAACGCGCTGCTGCGGATGCTCTCCGACGACCGGTACGCGGGCTCGCTGCACAGCGGCGCGATGACCGCGCACGACGCGGTCAACGAGGTGCTCTGGCACGACCCCCCGCTGTCCAACTTCTCCCCGCACTACCCCCGGCACGAGATCGTCTTCCACGGCACCCCGCTCACCCCCGAGCAGCCGGTGCTGGTCTCCTACGCCTCCGCCAACGCGCAGGCGGCGCTCACCCCCGCCGAGAGCGAGTCCCTCGGCGGCTCCTACGCCCACCTCGCCTGGGGCGCCGGGCCGCACCGCTGCCCGGCCCGCCAGCCGGCCGTCCTGATGGCGGTCACCGCCGTCGAGTACCTGATCAGCCGCCTCACCGACCTCCGGCTGGCCGTCCCCACCGCGGACGTCCTGTGGCGCCCGGGCCCGATCCACCGGGCCCTGACGGCCCTCCCGGTCGAGTTCACGCCCGTGTAGGGAGAGCCGCCGCGCCGGGGCGGAACCGGGGGCGCGGGGAGCCGCGCGGCCGGTTCCGCCCCCGCCTACAGCCCGAAGCGGCGGCCCAGGTCGCCCAGGTTGCCCAGCCCGGGGGCGCCGCCGTGCTGCTGCTGGTGCGGGACGTTCGCGCCCGGGACGCCGGCCTCGGCCGCGACGACGCCGACCGAGCGGTCGGCCATCAGCGTCTCGGAGGACTGCATCAGCACCTGCCCCGCCCCGATGAACTCGAACTGGTGCTCCTCGCCGCTCGCGCCGCCGATCCCGGTCAGGTGCCGCAGGCCGCCGATGACGCCGTGCAGGTAGCTGTGGTCGTAGTGGTGGCAGGGCGCGGGGCAGTCCGCCCAGCCGACCAGCGCCTGCGGGTCGACCCGGATCGGCGGCTCGACGAAGTGCACCGGCCCGTTGGACGCGGCGACGAACTTGCCGGTGCCGATCAGGGTCAGGAAGCCCGGGATGATCGACTGCTTGAGCCGCAGCGTCGGCTCGAAGGCGAGCAGGTTGCCCGAGCGCACCGTCAGGTTGCCGTCCTCCAGGTCGTACGAGTTGAGGTCGTACGACCGGTCGGCGAGCAGCAGCTTGCCGCGCCCCTCGGCGACCACCCAGTCGGAGGCGTGCAGCGGGGAGTTGAAGTTCTGCTCCAGGACGCGGTCGAGGACGCCGCGGCCGATCCCGGAGAAGCGCATCTCGCCGTAGTAGGCGATCATCTTGCCCTTCTGCAGGTAGTACGCGCCGTTCAGGTCGACCGAGAAGCAGTACGGGTTGACGTTGTCGTCGGCGGGCAGCGTCCCGACGTCCCAGACCTGCGGGGTGTCGCCGCCGGGCGGCTGGAACACCGGCGCGCCGAACTGCCCGGCGGGGCCGGCCTGGTAGGGCGGCGGCGGGGGGACGTGCATCCCGGCCTGGGTGGCCTGGTGGGACTGCTCGTACTGCTGCTGGGAGTACCCGGGCGGCGGCCCCTGCGGCGGGTACGGCGGCTGCTGGCCGTACGGCTGCTGCGGGGGCTTCTGGCCGTACGGGTCCTGCCCGTACGGGGGCTGCGGGGGGTAGGACATCAGAGCTTCACCTCGCTGGCCTGGACGTACACGGCGCCCTGCCCGGACAGTTCGAGTTGGAAGGCCTCGCCGGAGCCGCGGCCGACCATGTCGCGCCAGCCGAGGGCGCTGGAGAGCTTGTTGGTGACCTCGCCCCGGTGGGCGACGTACGCCTGCGGGTCGACGTGCACGGACTGGCCGGGGAGGATCGGGAGTTCGATCACGCCGCCGTGGGCCAGCACGGCGACGGCGCCCTGGCCGGCGAGCTTGGTGGTGAACAGGCCCTGGCCGGTGACCTGGCCGCGGACCACGCCCATCAGGCCGCCCTGCTGGCCCATGAACATGGTGGACTGCTGGAGGCTGCCCTCGAAGGCCAGCAGCCGGTCGGCCTCCACGTAGAGGGTGTCGCCGACCAGGTCGATCACGTGCACGTGGTGGCCGCCGTGGCCGAACATCACGGTGCCGTGGCCCTCGACGGTCATCAGCGGGGTGTCCTCGTTGGCGACCCGGCGGCCGATCATCGACATCACGCCGCCCTGGCCGCCCATCAGGTTGGGCTGGAAGGTGACCTCGCCGGTGTAGCCGAGCATCGAGCCGCGCTGGGAGAGGATCCGCTGCCCGGGCACGATCTGCGCGGAGATCATCTTCCCGTTGATCCGGGTGAAGGCCATCAGACCTCGCCTCCCAGCGTGGTGCGCTCGGAGGGCTGGACGTAGACCAGGCCCTCGCCGGTGAACTCGACCTGCATGGCCTCGCCGCCGCCCTCGCCGATCAGCGTGGACCAGCCGGCCCCGGACTTGAGCGCCCGGTGCAGGCTGCCGGTGTGCGCGATGTACGCCCCGGGGTCGACCCGCAGCGGCAGCCCCTGGGCGACCCGGAGGATCACCGCCGGGCCGTTGGAGGTGACCGCCGCCCAGCCCTGGCCCTCGACCTTGGTGGTGAACAGGCCGTTGCCGCTCGCCATCCCGTTCAGGCCGGTGAAGGAGGTGCCGGTGCGCAGCGTCGCCTCGGTGCAGAGCAGGTTGTCGGATTCGACGAACAGCGTCTCGCCGTTCAGCCGGACGAGGTTGATCTCGGTGGCCTTGTCGGCGAAGTAGCAGGTGCCCTGCCCCTTCACCTCCATGACCTCCATGCGCTCGCCGGTGAGCCGGCGGGTGACCATGCCGCGCAGGCCGTCGCCGCCGCCGGAGAGCTTCTTGAAGCCCATCTGCCCGGTGTAGGCGACCATCGAGCCGTTGCGTGCCTTGACGGTGTCCCCGGCGAGATCGACGGCGAGGACTCTGGACCCCTGGAGTCGGAACTGTGCCACGTCCGGGAATGTAGCGGCCCCCTCCGCCGGTGGGGAGGGGGCCGGGCGGGCTGGTACCCGTTCGGTACGAAACCCGTACATCGGACATACCGTCAGCCGGGCATACCGGACAAAAGCTCAGACCGACTGCGGCAGCGCCCCCGCGGAGACCTCCACCTCCAGCAGCGAGGCCGAGTGCCGCTCGGCCTCGAACGCGGCGCGGCCGCCGCGCAGGCCGAACAGGCGCTTGGAGAGCATGATCCAGAGCACCGCGGCGATGTTCAGCAGCAGGGTGCAGATCTTCAGCGCGCTGACGTGCTCGGTGAGCTCGTAGCCCTCCAGCGGGAGGAAGGCGGCGGTGGCGACCACGGTCAGGTACTCGGCCCAGCGGTGGCCCCACCACAGGCCGAACGCCTCGACGATCTCGATCAGCGCGTACACCACCAGCGCCACGGCCACGTAGACCAGGGTGGAGTGCTTGTAGTCGAAGGTCTTGCGGATGGTGTCGACGATCGGCGAGTGCTCCAGGTCGAAGTGGAAGTGCTCGGTGACCGGCTTGAAGACGGTCAGGTTCTCGTCGAAGATCCGGCGCACCGCGTCCTGGCTGTTGGAGAACTTCCACACGCCCCAGGCGACGATCACGATCAGCAGGCCGCGCAGCAGCCGCTCGACGGCCAGGAAGCGCAGGATGAACAGGTCGCGCAGGGCCTTGCCGCGGGGCACCAGCGGCGCGTCCTCGGCCGGGCCGGAGCCGTGCGGCTCGCCGAGCGCGAAGTCGCCGCAGCGCAGGCAGCGCCAGACGGTGCCGACGGCGGTGGCGGCGTGCAGGCGCTCGCGCAGGCCGGGTTCGTCGGGCGCGTAGGTGATGTGGCCGCGCTTGGCGCAGGTGTGGCGATCCCAGTCCCGCTTCAGCATGGTGCGTTCCCCCCGTGGGTCCGCGCGCTCCGACGCTCGGGGCGCGCAGCACAGCAGGATAGGGGGTCTCCCGACGGCGCCGGTGTCGGGTCGGTGATAATGGGGCGGGCTTGTGCATCCGTTCACAAACCCAGCCGTCCGCCGTGCCCCCCCGTGAGGAATCCCGTGAAGAGCGTCGCCGCCGTCCACCGCCTGCGCCTGGTCTCCGGCCCCGAGGGGCTGTCCTTCATCCTGCTGCTGGTCTGCTCGGTGCTCAAGCGCACCACCAGCTTCAACGGCGTGCCGGTGATGGGCACGGTGCACGGCGTGCTGTTCATCCTCTACCTGGTGTTCCTGGTCCAGGCGTACCAGGCCCGCCGCTGGGAGCCCAAGCGCGGCATCGTGCTGTTCCTGCTGTCGGTGGTGCCCACCGGCGGCTTCTTCGCCGAGCGGATGCTCGCCAAGGAGGAGCGCGGCGAGTCGGCCGCGCCGGCCCCGGCCACCGCCTGACCCGGACGTGGTGCGCGGCGGCCGGGCCTCTTCGTGGGAGGCTCGACCGCCGCGGGCTCTTCGGCTACCGGGCGGGCGTCAGTTGACGTTCACCGCGGTCCACGCCGCCGCGACCGCGTTGTACTCGGTCGAGCCGGAGCCGTACAGGTCCTTCGCCGCGTTCAGGGTCGCCGTCCGGGCGGCCTTGTAGTTGGTGGTGGAGGTCATGTAGACGGTCAGCGCCCGGTACCAGACCTGGGCGGCCTTGGCCCGGCCGATCCCGGTGACCGCCGCGCCGTTGTAGGTGGGCGAGTTGTAGCTGACGCCGTTGATGGTCTTGGCGCCGCTGCCCTCGGCCAGCAGGTAGAAGAAGTGGTTGGCCACGCCGGACGAGTAGTGGACGTCCTTGTTGCCGACGGTGGAGGACCAGTAGTCGGCGGACGCGCCGTCCTTGGACGGCTTGTCCATGTAGCGCAGCGGCGTGCCGTTGCCGTTGATGTTGATCAGCTCGCCGATCAGGTAGTCCGGGTTGTCCTTCGGCAGGTTGGCGTAGAACTCGACCAGGGTGCCGAAGATGTCGCTGGTGGCCTCGTTCAGGCCGCCGGACTCGCCGGAGTAGTTCAGGCCCGCGGTGTTGGAGGTCACACCGTGGCTCATCTCGTGGCCGGAGACGTCGAGTTCGGTCAGCGGGTGGGTGTTGCCCGAGCCGTCGCCGTAGGTCATGCAGAAGCAGCTGTCGTCCCAGAACGCGTTGACGTAGTTGCTGCCGTAGTGCACCCGGCTGTACGCGCCGACACCGTCGTTGCGGATGCCGCTGCGGCCGAAGGTGTTCTTGTAGAAGTCCCAGGTGACGGCCGCGCCGTACTGGGCGTCCACGGCCGCGGACTCGCCGTTGGAGGCGGCGCCGCTGCCCCAGGTGTTGCTGGTCTTGGAGTAGACGGTGCCCTTGCCGGAGGTCTTGCCGGCCAGGGTGGTGGTGTACTGGCCGCCGCGGGTGGCGTCCTTCAGCGTGTAGGTGCTGCCGGACAGCGTGGTGGTCAGCGAGACGTTGCCGACGAAGACGCCGTTGCCGGTGCCGGTCGCGTTGGAGGTCTGCACCTGCTCGTGGCTGGAGAGCAGCGCGCCGCTGTCCGCGTCGGTGACCAGCACCTGGTGGCTCGGGGTGCCGTCGGCCCGGACACCCTCCACGGTGGTGCGGTAGGCCAGCCGCGGGGCGCCG
The window above is part of the Kitasatospora sp. NA04385 genome. Proteins encoded here:
- a CDS encoding DUF2127 domain-containing protein — protein: MKRDWDRHTCAKRGHITYAPDEPGLRERLHAATAVGTVWRCLRCGDFALGEPHGSGPAEDAPLVPRGKALRDLFILRFLAVERLLRGLLIVIVAWGVWKFSNSQDAVRRIFDENLTVFKPVTEHFHFDLEHSPIVDTIRKTFDYKHSTLVYVAVALVVYALIEIVEAFGLWWGHRWAEYLTVVATAAFLPLEGYELTEHVSALKICTLLLNIAAVLWIMLSKRLFGLRGGRAAFEAERHSASLLEVEVSAGALPQSV
- a CDS encoding M4 family metallopeptidase; the protein is MKRKLAVGAVLSASALLAGAIQVSAGMAYAAPSPAALGHGDQLALAAAQAPAAAKALGLGAQEKLVVKDAVVDADGTRHFRYERTYNGLPVLGGDLVVHQAANGKVKSTDKAVSGSLAPASLSPKLSAGQAAAKATGAVQATVGITADADEAALTSVSGASGDAQLVVWAADGAPRLAYRTTVEGVRADGTPSHQVLVTDADSGALLSSHEQVQTSNATGTGNGVFVGNVSLTTTLSGSTYTLKDATRGGQYTTTLAGKTSGKGTVYSKTSNTWGSGAASNGESAAVDAQYGAAVTWDFYKNTFGRSGIRNDGVGAYSRVHYGSNYVNAFWDDSCFCMTYGDGSGNTHPLTELDVSGHEMSHGVTSNTAGLNYSGESGGLNEATSDIFGTLVEFYANLPKDNPDYLIGELININGNGTPLRYMDKPSKDGASADYWSSTVGNKDVHYSSGVANHFFYLLAEGSGAKTINGVSYNSPTYNGAAVTGIGRAKAAQVWYRALTVYMTSTTNYKAARTATLNAAKDLYGSGSTEYNAVAAAWTAVNVN
- a CDS encoding AIM24 family protein — its product is MFQPPGGDTPQVWDVGTLPADDNVNPYCFSVDLNGAYYLQKGKMIAYYGEMRFSGIGRGVLDRVLEQNFNSPLHASDWVVAEGRGKLLLADRSYDLNSYDLEDGNLTVRSGNLLAFEPTLRLKQSIIPGFLTLIGTGKFVAASNGPVHFVEPPIRVDPQALVGWADCPAPCHHYDHSYLHGVIGGLRHLTGIGGASGEEHQFEFIGAGQVLMQSSETLMADRSVGVVAAEAGVPGANVPHQQQHGGAPGLGNLGDLGRRFGL
- a CDS encoding AIM24 family protein — its product is MAFTRINGKMISAQIVPGQRILSQRGSMLGYTGEVTFQPNLMGGQGGVMSMIGRRVANEDTPLMTVEGHGTVMFGHGGHHVHVIDLVGDTLYVEADRLLAFEGSLQQSTMFMGQQGGLMGVVRGQVTGQGLFTTKLAGQGAVAVLAHGGVIELPILPGQSVHVDPQAYVAHRGEVTNKLSSALGWRDMVGRGSGEAFQLELSGQGAVYVQASEVKL
- a CDS encoding DUF3817 domain-containing protein, whose amino-acid sequence is MKSVAAVHRLRLVSGPEGLSFILLLVCSVLKRTTSFNGVPVMGTVHGVLFILYLVFLVQAYQARRWEPKRGIVLFLLSVVPTGGFFAERMLAKEERGESAAPAPATA
- a CDS encoding cytochrome P450, which translates into the protein MTPRTARTALYGAQFAADPHAHYARLRDRGPLAPVELAPGVDAWLVTDYHVALEVLRDTDTWTRDPRRWQATQPADSPLLPLFGWRPTALFSDGPAHARYRQVITDSVGILEPHLLQRDTTAVAEQLIAEFAPAGKADLLAEYAYRLPLLILTSWYGVPDPDIDRISTAMNRAFETSSGAAAAYADLVAVITEQVADRRTAPRHDLISAFLGHPAGLADDEVVRHITLTLMAGHEPTANLIANALLRMLSDDRYAGSLHSGAMTAHDAVNEVLWHDPPLSNFSPHYPRHEIVFHGTPLTPEQPVLVSYASANAQAALTPAESESLGGSYAHLAWGAGPHRCPARQPAVLMAVTAVEYLISRLTDLRLAVPTADVLWRPGPIHRALTALPVEFTPV
- a CDS encoding AIM24 family protein → MAQFRLQGSRVLAVDLAGDTVKARNGSMVAYTGQMGFKKLSGGGDGLRGMVTRRLTGERMEVMEVKGQGTCYFADKATEINLVRLNGETLFVESDNLLCTEATLRTGTSFTGLNGMASGNGLFTTKVEGQGWAAVTSNGPAVILRVAQGLPLRVDPGAYIAHTGSLHRALKSGAGWSTLIGEGGGEAMQVEFTGEGLVYVQPSERTTLGGEV
- a CDS encoding ATP-binding protein, with translation MVRPARRPHRPSRHPARRREREPRPGRRGPRPGRREPRPHRRGALPRRRGPGARRRGPAHLAEARLAAAVREFTHLAHERLPAAATALTHPRTPVPGPLDTAGGNEELHRALDAVLAAALRAALAERERTDAAARAALRGAASKIQALLIQVRSLLEEIQLSVDDPRLLALDFRNELTLRRVQSLAVLSGAWPGMTREDSPLAELCVGAQSRVAGYARIEITNHLREPRLAVAARAAEPVAIALAEILGNATAYSHPETRVVVAVEQGSSGALVVVDDMGVGMEPDQLERAGDLLDGQAEVLLTELGDPPQAGFAVIGLLCRQFGFGCRVEPSPYGGVRAILRLPADLLTLTDPAAPLSALAPRPITQSAPVFDAGDALPTRKRRTPRVPQQDAASPRTQRQDAPSPLPAPATTTPDRARSAWSALQSGTAAGRSAADRPAAPQGPAAPEGVETP
- a CDS encoding DUF742 domain-containing protein; this encodes MTTPPRRRLVPAYLATHGRTAATGTHDLDRLSVLHAAADLPAGLGGEHRQLWELVRPGALTLAEAAAHLRLPVSATVFIAADLAERGALSVRAPIPSAQPVNRDLAERLLSGLRALK
- a CDS encoding ATP/GTP-binding protein, whose product is MKLMVTGPFGVGKTTFVRTLSEIPTLHTEETMTAAGVPVDDVSRTPGKTATTVAVDFGRLTLTGGEFVLYLFGTPGQRRFLPLWEDLARGALGALVLVDTRRLAEAFDAMDLIEEAGLPYTVAVNRFPDTPPIALDAIRAALDLDPATPLVEVDARERRGCVDALIALTEHVLDRLPRESAP
- a CDS encoding roadblock/LC7 domain-containing protein, translating into MTAPLRRHTEDLSWVLTPLLDLPGVQNAVIATGDGLVTGHSADLGRDGADRVAAMTASLHAAARAFTTAFTGAEKVALTQTVVESEHGYAVVTPAGENSSLAVFALPGADLGTIAYQMQVQVAALARALASPAREASRT